Proteins from one Pseudomonas grandcourensis genomic window:
- a CDS encoding glyoxylate/hydroxypyruvate reductase A: protein MCILYMADPADAQKWRDCLSSMAPELEFRQWPDVGNPAEVRYLLAWEPLPNLADRFRNLRVLYAAGAGVDQFDLAGLPAGVSLVRLVDGSMAYIMAEYVLFAVLALHRDILAYQEDQRSGRWQPRPIVLASQRCVGVMGLGTLGRAALGRLQPLGFQLSGWNRSMKDVPGGRCYVGQEQLDEFLAQCDILVNMLPLTPETKGILNAATLARLPQGAGLINVGRGAHLVEQDLLAALNDGRVGGAVLDVLAQEPASPDNPFRKHPRVLLTPHIASDVQVEGGVAVIVENLQREREGRPLLNEVDRFKGY, encoded by the coding sequence ATGTGCATCCTGTACATGGCAGACCCGGCCGATGCGCAGAAGTGGCGCGATTGCCTGTCATCGATGGCTCCTGAACTGGAGTTCCGCCAGTGGCCTGATGTCGGTAACCCGGCAGAGGTACGTTACCTCCTTGCCTGGGAGCCTCTGCCCAACCTGGCTGACCGGTTTCGCAATCTTCGAGTCCTTTACGCAGCGGGGGCTGGCGTCGATCAGTTCGATCTGGCCGGTTTGCCGGCAGGGGTATCGCTCGTTCGGCTGGTTGATGGCTCGATGGCCTACATCATGGCCGAGTATGTCTTGTTCGCCGTACTTGCCTTGCACCGAGACATCCTCGCGTACCAGGAGGATCAACGCAGTGGTCGTTGGCAACCCAGGCCAATCGTGCTCGCATCCCAGCGGTGTGTTGGCGTCATGGGGCTTGGTACTCTGGGGCGAGCGGCGCTTGGTCGCCTTCAACCCTTGGGGTTTCAGCTCAGTGGCTGGAATCGCTCCATGAAGGATGTTCCTGGCGGACGCTGTTACGTCGGCCAAGAGCAGCTGGATGAGTTTTTGGCTCAGTGCGACATCCTCGTGAACATGTTGCCGCTTACCCCCGAAACAAAGGGGATACTCAATGCTGCAACGCTGGCTCGATTGCCTCAGGGAGCGGGGCTGATTAATGTGGGGCGCGGCGCCCACCTGGTTGAGCAAGATTTGCTTGCAGCGCTGAATGACGGCCGCGTGGGAGGGGCAGTGCTGGACGTCCTGGCACAGGAGCCTGCGTCCCCGGACAATCCTTTTCGTAAACACCCTCGAGTACTGTTGACCCCGCATATCGCGAGTGATGTGCAGGTTGAAGGGGGCGTGGCCGTGATCGTCGAAAACCTTCAGAGAGAGCGAGAGGGTAGACCACTCTTGAATGAGGTTGATCGTTTCAAGGGTTACTAG
- a CDS encoding DUF1329 domain-containing protein, giving the protein MKFVKSLLAAVPIMALAIDARAYVSSQEAARLGTSLTWVGAEKAGNADGSIPPYNGGLTTAPSSFKAGDSMRPDPFAGEKPLQVINGRNVDAYKGMLTATTVALAKRYPDFRIDVYPTHRTASLPQAILDNSRKNATNARSLNGGIAIDNVMPGVPFPIPQSGAEAMWNFLLRYQGVNIHSKYDSWSVDTAGVPSLAVTGEAFISFPIYENLSKPFNSSDIYYQLKLSYTGPARRAGESIMLKNATNATKFPGRAWQYMPAQRRVKQISILAYDTPNPGTARALELYDWTLVGKQEMIVPYNTYKLTYARAAKSLTTPNFIAPDFVRWEKHRVYVVEGNLKPGAKHIYQKRRFYLDEDTWAAVASDQYDTSGQLYRGSFAFFSQSYDQQVPDATPFMTYDLSKGTYNINGVVGPHGGIRYIEPLSTAQWVPESMAGAGIR; this is encoded by the coding sequence ATGAAATTCGTGAAAAGTCTTCTGGCTGCTGTACCCATCATGGCGCTGGCCATCGATGCCCGAGCCTATGTATCGAGCCAGGAAGCCGCCCGACTGGGCACCAGCCTGACGTGGGTGGGAGCCGAAAAGGCCGGTAATGCCGACGGTTCCATTCCGCCCTACAACGGTGGCCTGACCACGGCTCCATCCAGCTTCAAGGCCGGCGACAGCATGCGCCCGGACCCCTTCGCGGGCGAAAAACCGCTGCAGGTGATCAACGGCAGAAACGTCGACGCGTATAAAGGCATGCTGACCGCCACCACAGTGGCCTTGGCCAAGCGCTACCCCGACTTTCGCATCGACGTCTATCCGACCCACCGCACGGCATCGCTGCCACAGGCGATACTGGACAACAGCCGCAAGAATGCGACCAACGCCAGGTCCCTCAACGGCGGGATCGCCATCGACAATGTGATGCCCGGAGTGCCCTTCCCGATCCCGCAATCCGGCGCCGAAGCGATGTGGAATTTCCTGCTGCGCTACCAGGGCGTCAACATCCACTCCAAGTACGATTCCTGGAGTGTCGACACGGCGGGCGTTCCGAGCCTGGCGGTCACCGGCGAAGCATTCATCTCCTTCCCGATCTACGAGAACCTGTCAAAGCCGTTCAACAGCTCCGACATCTACTATCAGTTGAAACTGTCGTATACCGGACCAGCGCGCCGAGCTGGCGAGTCGATCATGCTCAAGAACGCCACCAACGCGACGAAGTTCCCTGGCCGCGCCTGGCAGTACATGCCTGCCCAGCGCCGGGTCAAACAGATATCGATCCTGGCCTACGACACCCCCAACCCCGGTACCGCCCGCGCACTCGAACTGTACGACTGGACGCTGGTGGGCAAGCAGGAAATGATCGTGCCCTACAACACGTACAAACTCACCTACGCTCGCGCTGCCAAGTCGCTGACTACGCCCAACTTCATTGCCCCGGACTTCGTACGCTGGGAAAAGCACCGGGTGTACGTCGTGGAGGGCAACCTCAAGCCCGGGGCGAAGCACATCTACCAGAAGCGCCGTTTCTACCTGGATGAAGACACCTGGGCCGCGGTGGCCTCCGATCAGTACGACACCAGTGGCCAGTTGTACCGTGGCTCCTTCGCGTTCTTCAGCCAGAGCTACGACCAGCAGGTCCCGGACGCCACCCCTTTCATGACTTACGACCTGTCGAAAGGCACCTATAACATCAATGGCGTGGTAGGCCCGCATGGCGGCATCCGCTACATCGAGCCGCTATCGACCGCGCAGTGGGTGCCAGAGTCCATGGCGGGTGCCGGTATCCGCTAG
- a CDS encoding EAL domain-containing protein, with the protein MSFRTLTGSPRQSSNDAVAEFHPPGNPDTVGMACAGNDDTIGHLLDSARNWAHTTAWVFYRAGEQMHRVGQGDPRVQWPSSVASDEFDAFCLASNLHRWPTGKGESELGWLLAPLDDAAEPALAELAQCLGIELQTNTLARAQITQRVLYEITYLASSTRDRSEFLVGAHRLLASLIDAENFYLALYNPHTGKIDYPYYVDIIDVDALESENYEYLDPSRLSLTGQVLTTGQPLLIDAAGILAAQAEDRFHCVGDRPEFWMGAPLKNASDEVFGMLAMQVYDVSRIYSAEDRALFLVVARHVAMALDRILHREDLEETVLRRTLELSAVNDALRQEVTDRERAEHLQSALFQIAELSSQPGDMAELFRTLHGIVGDLLFAQNFYIALFADATGEVTFPYYVDERQTTCPAARRGRRGLTEYVIRQRRPCLIDVGEAERLSAQGEIQIAHESVRSFSWLGIPLFEDDVVRGVLAVQSYTSQVRYTLRDQELLTFVSRHIDTALSRRTAAEAIHAANLKLEARVQSRTRELDHANAKLQHENSHDALTGLPNRTYLQQRLNLAWSRFGREGGHLAVMFIDLDRFKMVNDSLGHHFGDLLLMQAAHRLRGCLRETDMLARLGGDEFSVLAPEASLEVLIEIAERILVAFDLPFFINGHEVFSSCSIGIVSADSQFHHEPADLLRDADVAMYRVKSAGRDSYAVFNQEVRREVSDQVEREGALRNALKRTDELLPYFQPIVSVDTGELLALEALIRWHQPGGRVIAPGQFLPDVEGLRLIGRLDLYMLASIAAILAQPEHADWPPVHVNCSSYSMTRPEFANEVLALLAQHRVSPSRICLELTEGALVAEPAIARQTMQQLADNGMSVVLDDFGAGFSSLSYVHQYRFSGLKIDKSFILELTTSPRSRAIVRAIVRMAESLDLSVVAEGVEDQATLELLREMGAGQAQGYHFAKPMALKALLASPLLGRQRC; encoded by the coding sequence ATGAGTTTTCGTACATTGACTGGCTCCCCGCGGCAATCGAGCAATGACGCAGTTGCCGAATTTCACCCCCCGGGGAACCCGGATACTGTCGGCATGGCCTGCGCCGGCAACGACGACACGATCGGGCACTTGTTGGACTCGGCGCGCAACTGGGCCCATACCACCGCATGGGTGTTTTACCGTGCCGGTGAACAGATGCATCGGGTTGGCCAGGGCGACCCACGGGTACAGTGGCCTTCGAGCGTTGCGAGTGACGAGTTTGATGCCTTTTGCCTGGCTTCGAACCTGCACCGCTGGCCCACCGGCAAGGGCGAAAGTGAGCTGGGCTGGCTGCTCGCGCCACTCGACGATGCTGCAGAACCGGCGCTTGCCGAACTTGCCCAGTGCCTGGGCATTGAGCTGCAGACCAATACCCTGGCCCGTGCGCAGATCACTCAGCGTGTGCTGTATGAAATTACCTACCTGGCCAGCTCGACCCGTGACCGGTCAGAGTTCCTGGTGGGGGCTCACCGGCTGCTGGCCAGCCTGATCGACGCCGAGAACTTCTATCTCGCGCTGTATAACCCGCACACTGGCAAGATCGATTACCCGTATTACGTCGACATCATCGACGTAGATGCCCTGGAATCCGAGAACTACGAATACCTTGACCCTTCGCGCCTGTCGTTGACCGGCCAGGTGTTGACCACCGGCCAGCCGTTGCTGATCGATGCCGCCGGTATTCTCGCGGCCCAGGCCGAGGACCGTTTCCACTGCGTGGGTGATCGTCCCGAGTTCTGGATGGGCGCACCGTTGAAAAACGCCTCGGACGAGGTGTTTGGCATGCTGGCGATGCAGGTCTACGACGTTTCTCGCATCTACAGCGCTGAAGACCGCGCACTGTTTCTGGTGGTCGCCCGCCACGTGGCCATGGCGCTGGACCGGATTCTGCACCGGGAAGACCTGGAAGAAACGGTGTTGCGTCGCACCCTGGAGCTTTCGGCGGTCAACGACGCATTGCGCCAGGAAGTCACAGACCGGGAGCGTGCCGAACATCTGCAAAGCGCGCTGTTCCAGATTGCAGAACTGTCCAGCCAGCCCGGTGACATGGCCGAGTTGTTCCGGACCCTGCATGGCATCGTCGGTGATCTGCTGTTCGCGCAGAACTTCTACATTGCGCTGTTTGCCGACGCGACCGGCGAAGTGACGTTTCCCTATTACGTGGATGAGCGGCAGACCACCTGCCCGGCGGCACGTCGAGGGCGTCGGGGCTTGACCGAGTACGTCATCCGTCAGCGCCGCCCCTGCCTGATTGACGTCGGCGAAGCTGAACGATTGTCCGCGCAGGGCGAAATCCAGATTGCCCATGAGTCCGTGCGCTCCTTCTCCTGGCTGGGTATTCCTTTGTTCGAAGACGACGTGGTGCGCGGTGTACTGGCGGTGCAGAGCTATACCTCGCAGGTGCGCTATACCCTGCGCGACCAGGAATTGCTGACCTTCGTGTCGCGGCACATCGACACAGCGTTGTCGCGACGCACGGCCGCCGAAGCGATTCATGCCGCCAACCTCAAGCTTGAAGCCAGGGTACAGAGCCGCACCCGCGAACTCGATCACGCCAACGCCAAGTTGCAGCACGAAAACTCCCACGATGCGCTGACCGGGCTACCCAATCGCACTTATCTGCAGCAGCGCCTCAACCTGGCCTGGTCGCGGTTCGGCCGCGAAGGCGGGCACCTGGCCGTGATGTTCATCGACCTCGACCGCTTCAAGATGGTCAACGACAGCCTCGGCCACCATTTTGGCGACCTGCTGTTGATGCAGGCTGCCCACCGTTTGCGCGGTTGCCTGCGCGAAACCGACATGCTGGCTCGTTTGGGTGGCGATGAGTTTTCAGTGCTGGCTCCCGAGGCATCGCTGGAGGTGTTGATCGAAATCGCCGAACGGATCCTGGTGGCATTCGACCTGCCGTTTTTCATCAATGGCCATGAAGTTTTTTCGTCCTGCAGTATCGGCATCGTCAGCGCCGATAGTCAGTTCCATCACGAGCCCGCCGACTTGCTGCGCGATGCCGATGTGGCGATGTACCGGGTCAAGAGTGCCGGGCGCGACAGCTACGCGGTGTTCAACCAGGAAGTGCGCCGTGAAGTCTCGGACCAGGTCGAGCGAGAAGGGGCCTTGCGCAACGCGCTCAAACGCACCGACGAACTGCTGCCGTATTTCCAGCCGATCGTCAGCGTCGACACCGGCGAACTGTTGGCCCTTGAAGCACTGATCCGCTGGCACCAGCCGGGCGGCCGGGTGATTGCACCGGGCCAATTCTTGCCGGATGTCGAGGGTTTGCGCCTGATCGGTCGATTGGATCTGTACATGCTCGCCAGCATTGCCGCGATCCTCGCACAGCCCGAACACGCCGACTGGCCGCCGGTGCACGTCAATTGCTCCAGCTACAGCATGACGCGCCCCGAATTCGCCAACGAGGTGCTGGCACTGTTGGCGCAGCACCGGGTCTCGCCATCGCGAATCTGCCTGGAGTTGACCGAAGGGGCGCTGGTCGCCGAACCGGCGATTGCCCGGCAGACCATGCAACAACTGGCCGACAACGGCATGTCAGTGGTGCTCGATGACTTCGGCGCAGGGTTTTCATCCCTGAGCTATGTGCATCAATACCGCTTCAGCGGCTTGAAAATCGACAAGTCGTTCATCCTCGAACTGACCACCAGCCCCCGAAGTCGCGCGATCGTCCGGGCTATTGTGCGGATGGCCGAATCGCTCGACCTGAGCGTGGTGGCCGAAGGCGTCGAGGATCAAGCGACGCTGGAGTTGCTGCGTGAAATGGGGGCAGGGCAGGCCCAAGGTTATCATTTTGCCAAACCGATGGCCTTGAAGGCGCTTTTGGCCAGCCCACTGCTCGGTCGCCAGCGTTGCTGA
- a CDS encoding TRIC cation channel family protein: MLYLQEMLGIAVFSITGVLAIKKADVDLFGAVVLGIITAIGGGTLRDLLLDLPIFWIADFNYIWAALLAALLAFFLTQRLQQRYRLLLYLDGLAAALFGLAATEKVLALHLAAPLAVMMGVLTSIGGGIARDVLAGRVSLLMSRDIYATPILLGCTLYVLLRDVFPSIWVAGWIALIFTFGLRFLAIYKHLQMPAIFSTKQG, from the coding sequence ATGCTTTATCTCCAGGAAATGCTAGGTATTGCGGTGTTTTCCATCACAGGTGTGCTGGCCATCAAGAAAGCGGATGTCGATTTGTTTGGTGCTGTGGTGCTCGGAATCATCACGGCTATTGGCGGCGGCACCCTGCGCGATCTGTTGCTGGATCTTCCGATCTTCTGGATTGCCGACTTCAATTACATTTGGGCCGCCTTGCTGGCAGCACTGCTGGCGTTTTTTCTGACCCAAAGGCTGCAGCAGCGTTATCGACTGTTGCTTTACCTTGATGGATTAGCGGCAGCGCTGTTCGGATTGGCGGCAACCGAGAAAGTCCTGGCATTGCATCTTGCAGCGCCATTGGCCGTGATGATGGGGGTGCTGACCAGCATCGGAGGTGGCATCGCGCGGGATGTCCTGGCCGGAAGAGTCTCGCTGCTGATGTCACGTGACATCTATGCCACGCCAATTTTGCTGGGATGCACGCTCTATGTTCTGCTACGCGACGTATTCCCCTCGATCTGGGTTGCCGGTTGGATTGCATTGATTTTCACCTTCGGCCTGAGGTTTCTCGCCATCTACAAGCATCTCCAGATGCCGGCGATTTTTTCCACCAAACAGGGATGA